From Salvelinus namaycush isolate Seneca chromosome 24, SaNama_1.0, whole genome shotgun sequence, one genomic window encodes:
- the LOC120019254 gene encoding homeobox protein Nkx-2.2a-like translates to MSFSNTKTGFSVKDLLDLPDTNGGSETEETEDENEVETTETLTQNPSSEDTGNVPYKKSLLCDGGGNPYSRWLASSSTIQYSLHGLSVDSRNEPKYPELSADESQDIDRDATGDSSDSGKKRKRRVLFSKAQTYELERRFRQQRYLSAPERERLANALLLTPTQVKIWFQNHRYKMKRARAENGMEMVHLVSPRRVAIPVLVRDGKPCDTNKTQDLEASFRAGIPLSAYSAYSLHHMHMRSHYSPDAISQLPSVHHMAQMYQWTW, encoded by the exons ATGTCGTTCAGCAACACAAAGACGGGCTTCTCTGTAAAGGACCTTCTGGATCTCCCCGACACCAATGGAGGTTCTGAAACGGAGGAGACTGAAGATGAGAACGAGGTGGAAACGACTGAGACTTTGACGCAAAATCCATCTTCTGAAGACACTGGAAATGTGCCTTACAAGAAGAGCCTTTtgtgtgatggtggtggtaatcCCTACTCAAGATGGCTTGCCTCCTCCAGCACCATCCAGTATTCAT TGCATGGTTTGTCAGTTGATTCTCGAAACGAACCGAAATATCCAGAGCTGTCCGCCGACGAATCCCAAGATATCGACAGGGACGCCACAGGTGACAGCAGCGACTCGGGAAAGAAGAGGAAAAGGAGAGTGCTGTTTTCCAAAGCTCAAACCTACGAACTTGAGCGACGATTCCGACAACAGAGATATCTCTCCGCGCCGGAGAGGGAGCGCCTTGCGAATGCACTACTACTGACACCGACCCAGGTGAAGATCTGGTTCCAGAATCACCGGTATAAAATGAAGAGAGCACGCGCTGAGAATGGGATGGAGATGGTTCATCTCGTGTCCCCAAGACGGGTGGCCATTCCGGTTTTGGTTCGGGATGGAAAGCCATGTGACACTAACAAAACTCAGGATCTTGAGGCCTCATTCAGGGCTGGAATACCTCTGTCGGCGTATAGCGCCTATTCTCTCCATCACATGCATATGCGCTCTCACTACAGCCCCGACGCCATCTCACAGCTGCCCAGTGTGCATCATATGGCGCAAATGTACCAATGGACTTGGTAG